The Methanobacterium alcaliphilum genomic sequence CAAATTGCTATAAAAAATGAAAATTTAAAAGTTGATGATTCTGAAAATTCAAAAATTCAGTTATCTAATAAAAATAAGGATTGAATGAAGCAATACATTATTATTCTACCATTAAAGAATTAAAATTATTTTATTAATCAACTTAGCGGGTTAAAGATGAAAATTTGTATTATAACTGAATATTTCCCTCAAAGTGAAAATTTTGAGATTAAAGGAGGAGCCGAAGGGTGTGCATTTAATGAATCATATCAATTATCTAAAAATCACGACATAATTGTTTTAACATCTAAAGAAAAAAACGTGGCTTCAGAATATGAAATTAACGGAATAAAAGTTATTTGTTGTGGTAAAAACCGTTCTTATGTCCAGGCAGGCTCATTTCTTAATAGATTATATTTTATGAAAGATGCCTACAAAATAGGTAAAACACTGGATATCGATTTAGTAATTGGTTACAATTTTATAACTCATCCCGTGGCCTGGAAAGTTTCTCAAAAATTAAATATTCCGTCAGTGGCCCGTTACCACGATATGTGGATTGGAAAGTGGTTTAAAAATATGGGAATCACCGGATTATTTGGGGAAATACTGGAAAGATACAATTTATCCAGGGATTTTGATTTGATAGTCTCGGTCTCACAATATACTCAAAAAAAATTAGAAAAATACTTTCCAAAAGAAAAAATAGCGGTAGTGCCAAATATAGTGGATTTTCCCCCAGTGAAAGCCGAAAAATTCAAAAAACCCACTATTTCCTGTGTGGCCAGATTAGTAGAATATAAAAAGATAGATGATTTAATTCGTGCCATGAATATTCTAATTAAAGAATTTCCAGATTTACAATGTAAAATCGTAGGCACCGGCCCCCTGGAAAATAGGCACAAAACCCTCACTAAAGAATTAAAAATCGAAAAAAATGTGCATTTTTGCGGTTTTATTGAAAAACACAACGATGTGTTGAAAATTATAAAAGGATCCAGTATTTTTTGTCTTCCAAGTATCGTTGAAGGCTTTGGGATTGTGATTGTTGAAGCTATGGGTTGTAATGTTCCTTTTGTAGCTGCAGAAATACCTCCAGTAATGGAAGCTAGTGGAAAAAAAGGCGGTCTATTTTTTAAAGGTGAAGACTGGAAAGATCTTGCAGAGAAGATAAAATACCTTCTTCAAAATCCCGAAATATATAAGGAACTTCAAAATGAAGGATATGTCCAATCCCAAAAATATAAAGGAGAAAATATCGCCCAGGAACTGGAAACATTATATCTTCAATTAATCGAAAAAAAAGAAGAGAAATTAAATAAATTTTGCAGTTTTAAAAATAAATAACTCTATCCTAGCTGCTATTCTCCAATAGATATAAAATAAGAAATATATGATGTCGAAATTAATAATATAATTGAGATAAAAAATATATTTAGAGTTAATGGATAGGCTAATTAATGAAAATGATATACTTTAAGGGCTGTGTAGCCCGTGAAAAAGAAAAATCCATATCCGAAGCTACGGAAAGTATACTGAATAAAGCTG encodes the following:
- a CDS encoding glycosyltransferase family 4 protein, translating into MKICIITEYFPQSENFEIKGGAEGCAFNESYQLSKNHDIIVLTSKEKNVASEYEINGIKVICCGKNRSYVQAGSFLNRLYFMKDAYKIGKTLDIDLVIGYNFITHPVAWKVSQKLNIPSVARYHDMWIGKWFKNMGITGLFGEILERYNLSRDFDLIVSVSQYTQKKLEKYFPKEKIAVVPNIVDFPPVKAEKFKKPTISCVARLVEYKKIDDLIRAMNILIKEFPDLQCKIVGTGPLENRHKTLTKELKIEKNVHFCGFIEKHNDVLKIIKGSSIFCLPSIVEGFGIVIVEAMGCNVPFVAAEIPPVMEASGKKGGLFFKGEDWKDLAEKIKYLLQNPEIYKELQNEGYVQSQKYKGENIAQELETLYLQLIEKKEEKLNKFCSFKNK